One window of Chloroflexus aggregans DSM 9485 genomic DNA carries:
- a CDS encoding acetyl ornithine aminotransferase family protein: MTIHTEKARMPADYMPESVPGPLAQALIARDNEVIAPLGRVYPLVIDHAQGCEVWDVDGNRFLDMNAGIAVLAAGHCHPRLIKVAHDQLQRFTHMAGTDFYNEPMVRAAEKLVSLMPGGKGWQVFFTNSGTEAVEASIKLARYVTGRQNIIAFYGAFHGRSYGSLSLTASKPRQRRGFFPLLPGVSHTFYPNCYRCPINRQFPSCEIACLDVIENVLFKTTTPPEEVAAIIIEPIQGEGGYVVPPPDALSRLRAICDRYGILLIVDEVQSGVGRTGKMWAFEHEGIVPDIVALAKGLGGGLPLGAMIARTELARRWQPGSHGNTYGGNGLTCAVAYELLCMVEEELMANAADVGTYLLTQLQALQQRFPQIGTVRGRGLMIGVEFVNAQGEPDGPLADTVMVESFRKGLLVLTCGASTIRFCPPLILTKAQADEAVARFALAIEACVA; this comes from the coding sequence ATGACCATTCACACCGAAAAGGCGCGCATGCCTGCCGATTATATGCCCGAATCGGTTCCCGGCCCGCTTGCTCAAGCTCTCATAGCGCGTGACAATGAAGTCATTGCCCCGCTCGGTCGGGTGTACCCGCTCGTGATCGACCATGCCCAAGGGTGCGAAGTTTGGGATGTCGATGGGAATCGCTTTCTCGACATGAATGCAGGCATTGCAGTACTGGCAGCCGGTCACTGTCATCCACGTCTGATTAAGGTAGCCCACGATCAATTGCAGCGATTCACCCATATGGCGGGTACCGACTTCTACAACGAGCCGATGGTACGGGCTGCCGAGAAGCTTGTGTCCTTAATGCCCGGTGGAAAAGGCTGGCAAGTCTTTTTTACCAACAGTGGCACCGAGGCAGTTGAGGCAAGTATCAAACTGGCTCGTTATGTAACCGGGCGGCAGAATATCATCGCGTTTTACGGTGCGTTTCACGGACGGAGCTACGGTAGTCTCTCACTAACCGCCTCGAAGCCTCGCCAGCGTCGTGGCTTTTTTCCGTTGTTACCCGGTGTGAGCCATACTTTCTACCCGAATTGTTACCGTTGTCCGATCAATCGCCAATTCCCGTCGTGTGAAATCGCCTGTCTTGATGTGATCGAGAACGTATTGTTCAAAACCACTACCCCCCCAGAAGAGGTAGCGGCTATTATTATCGAACCGATTCAAGGCGAAGGGGGCTATGTTGTGCCACCGCCCGATGCATTATCTCGGTTACGCGCCATCTGCGACCGCTACGGTATCTTGCTCATCGTTGATGAGGTGCAGAGTGGGGTAGGACGTACCGGGAAGATGTGGGCGTTCGAGCATGAGGGGATTGTACCGGATATTGTCGCCTTGGCTAAGGGGTTGGGCGGTGGATTGCCGCTCGGCGCGATGATTGCCCGCACCGAGCTGGCTCGCCGGTGGCAGCCCGGCTCGCACGGCAATACCTACGGTGGCAATGGCCTGACGTGTGCGGTGGCGTATGAATTGCTCTGTATGGTTGAAGAGGAATTGATGGCCAATGCTGCCGATGTCGGTACGTATTTGCTCACGCAACTGCAAGCGTTGCAGCAGCGCTTTCCGCAGATCGGTACGGTGCGCGGACGTGGATTGATGATCGGGGTGGAGTTTGTGAACGCACAGGGTGAACCTGACGGCCCATTAGCCGATACCGTGATGGTTGAGAGTTTTCGCAAGGGCTTGCTGGTGTTGACATGTGGCGCCTCGACGATTCGGTTCTGCCCACCGCTTATTCTTACTAAGGCACAAGCTGATGAAGCAGTCGCGCGCTTTGCCCTCGCTATCGAGGCGTGCGTCGCCTAA
- a CDS encoding serine/threonine protein kinase has protein sequence MTSPDVSKEPVLFGRYRVHTMLGESRLATVYKATDLRLQRPVLIYLLRKELCTNLRKREQFLTEAKQSARRSHPVFLEVFDSGESNSRPFLITEAVDGRPLLGVGALSVEQALAIVRQVAEAVALCQSHRSSESPLGLFHPPISSANLLLVGDDQVKLVDSWFFAPELIPADLAHYRAPELSRGQEPQLSSVVYALGILLFELITGQRPIHGDDAQSTALAHLTQTVPSLARVRPTMYVPSLDRLIARATAHDPVHRFADAQSFVTAINNLWRELTVSTRRLNVEPVRTSGRPAVGGSTYHQMPSDAKSVQVAPVVRSPMPTSSLRNRVSQVFTGSFDIDSLRRQHWSRTVGGILVMIMLLLGVAALSFWGVTWIVQRLGFGAASQLPDIPSWSLPDFNWPGRAPPELYVVNIAEGLNLRSEPSARSDTIITVVPNGVVVRKLEGPVIADNIPWLKVQVELNGQSIEGWMSLNYLRPQP, from the coding sequence ATGACCTCTCCTGACGTATCAAAAGAACCGGTCCTGTTTGGCCGTTATCGTGTTCACACAATGCTTGGCGAATCACGCCTTGCCACGGTGTACAAAGCAACCGATCTTCGTTTGCAACGACCGGTCTTGATCTATTTGCTGCGCAAAGAGCTATGCACCAATCTGCGTAAACGAGAGCAATTCCTTACCGAAGCGAAACAAAGTGCGCGTCGTTCGCATCCGGTGTTCCTCGAAGTGTTTGACAGCGGTGAGAGTAATAGCCGCCCTTTTCTCATCACCGAAGCGGTTGATGGACGCCCGCTCTTAGGTGTTGGCGCTTTAAGCGTCGAACAAGCGCTGGCAATTGTTCGCCAAGTCGCAGAAGCGGTCGCCTTGTGCCAGAGCCACCGTTCATCGGAGTCGCCTCTCGGCTTGTTTCATCCGCCGATCAGTAGTGCCAATCTCCTTCTGGTCGGCGACGATCAGGTCAAATTAGTTGATAGCTGGTTCTTTGCGCCCGAACTCATCCCTGCCGATCTTGCCCATTACCGCGCACCCGAACTGAGTAGGGGCCAAGAACCTCAGTTGTCGAGTGTTGTCTATGCTTTGGGTATTCTGCTGTTTGAATTAATCACCGGCCAACGTCCTATCCACGGTGACGATGCTCAATCTACGGCACTGGCTCATTTAACCCAAACAGTACCTTCGCTGGCGCGGGTACGCCCAACGATGTACGTGCCCTCTCTTGACCGCTTGATTGCCCGCGCAACGGCGCATGATCCGGTTCACCGCTTTGCCGATGCCCAATCGTTCGTGACGGCGATCAACAATCTGTGGCGCGAACTCACCGTGTCAACGCGGCGGCTGAACGTCGAACCGGTGCGCACGAGTGGACGTCCGGCGGTTGGTGGATCGACGTATCATCAAATGCCATCAGATGCCAAATCGGTACAGGTCGCACCGGTTGTGCGTTCACCCATGCCGACCAGCTCGCTCCGTAACCGCGTGAGTCAAGTGTTCACCGGCTCGTTCGATATTGATAGTCTGCGTCGACAACACTGGAGTCGAACGGTTGGTGGCATTCTCGTCATGATCATGCTGTTGCTCGGCGTTGCGGCCCTCTCATTTTGGGGCGTAACCTGGATCGTTCAGCGGTTGGGCTTCGGAGCAGCATCACAGTTGCCCGATATACCCTCGTGGTCGTTACCCGATTTCAATTGGCCGGGTCGAGCACCTCCTGAACTGTATGTGGTCAATATCGCCGAAGGACTCAATCTGCGCTCGGAGCCGAGTGCGCGTTCGGACACGATTATTACCGTCGTTCCCAACGGTGTCGTAGTACGTAAGTTGGAAGGGCCGGTCATAGCCGATAATATTCCATGGCTCAAGGTGCAGGTTGAGTTAAACGGCCAGAGCATAGAGGGGTGGATGTCACTGAACTATTTGCGTCCACAACCGTAG
- a CDS encoding Fur family transcriptional regulator, producing the protein MATNTSSLLQPPLDTQAWLNGVRAAWQRSGLRITGPRLRVIETIVSYRAPFSAEQLYADLCTHSDAPGRATVYRTIDQLHASGWLARIHGSVGEEGYIPCQPGHLHHLVCTQCGAVTSFEGCDIEQMIANVAAQTGFSVEGHLLQLFGRCAKCRSKDQATS; encoded by the coding sequence ATGGCGACTAATACCTCGTCGTTGTTACAACCACCACTCGATACGCAAGCATGGCTAAACGGTGTACGCGCGGCATGGCAACGCAGTGGCCTGCGCATTACCGGCCCTCGCCTGCGGGTGATTGAGACGATTGTCTCGTACCGAGCGCCCTTCAGCGCCGAGCAACTCTATGCCGACCTCTGCACGCATAGCGATGCTCCGGGGCGGGCAACCGTCTACCGTACTATTGACCAGTTACACGCGAGTGGCTGGTTAGCCCGTATTCACGGTTCGGTTGGCGAAGAGGGGTACATCCCTTGTCAGCCCGGTCACCTTCATCACCTCGTCTGCACCCAGTGCGGCGCTGTGACCAGCTTTGAAGGGTGTGACATCGAGCAGATGATAGCCAACGTTGCAGCACAGACCGGGTTTAGCGTCGAGGGACATTTACTGCAATTGTTTGGCCGTTGCGCCAAATGCCGGTCGAAAGACCAGGCTACATCGTAG
- a CDS encoding nucleotidyltransferase family protein, with protein sequence MSLIAGNLAIVQRLLDSDQIVWAVIGGAAAHLYGDRRPLNDIDVLVQRGSLSRVVTLLQHSHKAVQSDGSRVIWRGIKLFEDLTVRCGGLSHPFWLDEPMQHHRRRMPLLGAQVFVAAPEDIVAHKLLLQRGPEQGKHDVADVAGILRRHQLDLTYLTTRLQLMQALEIVRLRLHQLGVALP encoded by the coding sequence ATGTCACTTATCGCCGGAAATCTTGCTATTGTTCAACGTTTACTGGACAGCGATCAGATTGTATGGGCTGTGATCGGTGGGGCGGCAGCTCATCTCTACGGCGATCGTCGCCCACTCAACGATATTGATGTACTGGTCCAGCGCGGATCATTGTCGCGGGTTGTAACCCTGTTGCAACATTCACACAAAGCTGTTCAATCCGATGGATCACGGGTAATCTGGCGCGGGATCAAGCTGTTTGAAGACCTGACCGTGCGCTGTGGAGGGTTGAGTCACCCGTTCTGGCTTGATGAACCGATGCAGCACCATCGTCGTCGGATGCCGTTGCTTGGAGCACAAGTGTTTGTTGCTGCACCAGAAGATATTGTCGCGCACAAACTCCTCTTGCAACGCGGCCCTGAGCAGGGGAAGCATGATGTCGCCGATGTTGCCGGTATTCTCCGTCGTCACCAGCTCGATCTCACCTATCTGACCACACGCTTGCAACTGATGCAGGCGTTAGAGATCGTCCGACTGCGTTTACACCAGCTTGGTGTAGCTTTACCCTGA
- a CDS encoding GNAT family N-acetyltransferase produces the protein MVTHESNARELLGERVRIRPWRRADTLIQERWPRYSEPFSSLWNIPRPYQPGQDDQDWTGATEAWAVELRSGSLIGRISLREIDRRRQSARLGISLAQPYVGQGLGGESLRLFLSYYFGALGYQRMVLDVAAFNRRAVRCYQRLGFVSIGSEWRPVGNEPALRLLDDEQYQHLRSYFRRNRFSAHVEFYEMELTREAWLAAGGGLIE, from the coding sequence ATGGTGACACACGAATCGAACGCGCGTGAATTGCTCGGCGAGCGGGTTCGCATCAGGCCATGGCGACGCGCCGATACGCTGATCCAAGAGCGCTGGCCTCGTTACAGCGAACCATTCAGCTCACTGTGGAATATTCCTCGTCCGTATCAACCCGGTCAGGACGATCAGGATTGGACGGGGGCAACAGAAGCGTGGGCTGTCGAACTGCGGTCGGGGTCTCTGATCGGTCGTATCTCGTTGCGAGAAATCGATCGACGTCGTCAATCGGCCCGGCTCGGCATATCACTGGCGCAGCCTTACGTCGGGCAGGGGTTAGGTGGTGAGTCGCTCCGTCTCTTTCTTTCCTACTACTTCGGTGCGCTTGGCTACCAACGCATGGTGCTCGATGTAGCTGCGTTTAATCGGCGGGCGGTGCGTTGCTATCAGCGGTTAGGCTTTGTCAGTATTGGGAGTGAATGGCGTCCGGTTGGTAACGAGCCGGCCCTCCGGTTATTGGATGATGAACAATACCAGCATTTACGTTCATACTTTCGACGCAATCGGTTTAGTGCGCACGTTGAGTTTTACGAGATGGAATTGACCCGCGAGGCTTGGTTGGCGGCCGGTGGCGGGTTGATCGAATGA
- the rpsR gene encoding 30S ribosomal protein S18 codes for MSRSRGMGRPRSRRRECEFTKLGIVPDYKDVKRLQKYLTAQGKILPRRRTGVSAKMQRRLAVAIKRARHLALLPIAPAHTR; via the coding sequence ATGAGCCGTTCGCGAGGTATGGGGCGGCCGCGTTCACGCCGCCGCGAGTGTGAGTTTACCAAGCTCGGGATTGTGCCTGATTACAAAGACGTGAAGCGCCTACAAAAATACTTGACAGCGCAAGGCAAGATCCTGCCGCGTCGCCGCACCGGTGTGTCGGCGAAGATGCAGCGCCGGTTGGCCGTTGCTATCAAACGTGCCCGCCATTTGGCGCTCTTGCCGATTGCACCTGCGCATACACGCTAG
- the gatA gene encoding Asp-tRNA(Asn)/Glu-tRNA(Gln) amidotransferase subunit GatA has protein sequence MTELHYLTVSAAHTALAAGELTAVELTEACLARINATEPQIRAFLHLTPEAALAAARAADERRRRGQALSPLDGIPIGIKDVICTNGVPTTAGSRILAGFRPPYNATVIERLLAAGTVLIGKLNCDEFAMGSSTENSAYQITTNPWDTSRVPGGSSGGSAAAVAAGQVPATLGTDTGGSIRQPAALCGISGLKPTYGRVSRYGLIAYGSSLDQIGPMAWTVADLALIMNVIAGHDPRDGTSAPLPTPDYTAALTGDIRGLRIGIPREYFVEGMEPGVEAATRTAIEVLREQGATLVEVSLPHTKYALPTYYIIAPAEASANLARFDGVRYGFRAEGETMWEQIEQTRGQGFGPEVRRRIMLGTYALSAGYYDAYYRRAQQVRTLIKRDFDQVFNEVDLLATPTSPTVAFPIGQKINDPLAMYLSDVCTLPINLAGVPALVVPCGFSDGLPVGLQLIGRPFDEATLLRVGDAYQRVTDWHTRRPDLARA, from the coding sequence ATGACCGAATTACATTATCTTACCGTTAGCGCCGCCCACACAGCACTTGCTGCCGGCGAACTCACCGCCGTTGAACTTACCGAGGCATGTCTGGCACGAATCAACGCCACCGAACCGCAGATTCGCGCCTTCCTACATCTCACACCTGAAGCCGCATTGGCTGCCGCACGAGCTGCCGACGAGCGTCGCCGACGCGGACAAGCGCTAAGCCCACTAGATGGCATTCCCATCGGCATCAAGGATGTGATTTGCACCAACGGCGTACCGACGACTGCCGGCTCCCGGATATTAGCCGGCTTCCGCCCACCCTACAACGCCACCGTCATCGAGCGTTTACTGGCTGCCGGCACCGTCTTGATCGGCAAACTCAACTGCGACGAGTTTGCGATGGGTTCGAGCACCGAGAACAGCGCCTACCAGATCACCACGAACCCGTGGGACACCAGCCGTGTACCGGGAGGTAGTAGTGGTGGTAGTGCTGCGGCTGTTGCCGCCGGTCAAGTACCGGCTACGCTTGGCACCGATACCGGAGGCTCGATCCGCCAGCCGGCTGCACTCTGCGGCATTAGCGGTCTCAAACCGACCTACGGACGGGTTAGCCGCTATGGCCTGATTGCCTACGGCTCCTCACTTGATCAGATCGGGCCAATGGCATGGACGGTCGCCGATCTAGCTTTGATCATGAACGTCATTGCCGGGCACGATCCGCGTGATGGTACGAGTGCTCCCCTTCCCACCCCCGACTACACAGCCGCCCTTACAGGTGATATACGCGGGTTACGAATTGGTATTCCCCGGGAGTACTTCGTGGAAGGGATGGAACCGGGTGTAGAAGCTGCAACCCGCACCGCGATTGAGGTGCTTCGGGAGCAAGGTGCGACGCTGGTAGAAGTCTCACTGCCACACACCAAATATGCTTTGCCTACATACTACATCATCGCGCCCGCCGAGGCCAGTGCAAATTTGGCCCGTTTCGACGGTGTGCGCTACGGCTTCCGCGCCGAAGGTGAAACGATGTGGGAACAGATCGAGCAGACGCGCGGTCAAGGATTTGGGCCGGAAGTACGGCGCCGGATTATGTTAGGAACGTATGCCCTCTCGGCCGGGTACTACGATGCGTATTACCGGCGTGCGCAGCAGGTGCGCACGTTAATCAAGCGCGACTTCGACCAGGTCTTCAATGAGGTCGATCTCCTCGCTACACCAACTTCACCGACCGTCGCCTTCCCCATCGGCCAAAAGATCAACGATCCACTGGCGATGTATCTGAGTGATGTCTGCACGCTACCGATCAATCTGGCCGGAGTTCCCGCGCTGGTGGTACCGTGTGGCTTCAGTGACGGTTTACCGGTTGGTCTCCAACTGATTGGTCGCCCATTTGATGAAGCAACGTTGCTGCGTGTCGGTGATGCGTATCAGCGTGTGACCGATTGGCATACGCGCCGACCAGATCTCGCCCGGGCATAA
- a CDS encoding zinc-dependent alcohol dehydrogenase, with translation MHAAHGDWPVKPKLPFIPGHEGVGIVESVGTGVTNVKEGDRVAIPWLGYACGGCKYCASGWETLCESQLNTGYFLDGAYAQYAKAYAKYVGIVPPGVSPLDAAPLTCAGVTTYKAVKVSGARPSELVAIFGVGGLGHLALQYAKIAGATVAAIDLLDERLQTARELGADITINAQTQDPVEELKKWGGVDAAICVAVSPKAFEQAYQSLARGGRIVFVALPADNYMQLPIFETVLKGVHVIGSIVGTRADLAETFALHAAGKTRVLYETRKLEQVNEAFADVEHGRNKAPRIVFSEF, from the coding sequence ATTCATGCAGCGCACGGCGATTGGCCGGTAAAACCCAAATTACCGTTCATTCCCGGCCACGAAGGTGTCGGGATTGTGGAGAGTGTTGGCACAGGCGTGACGAATGTTAAGGAAGGCGATCGGGTCGCGATCCCGTGGCTTGGATACGCCTGCGGTGGCTGCAAGTATTGTGCCTCTGGTTGGGAAACGCTCTGTGAAAGTCAACTCAATACCGGTTACTTCCTCGACGGTGCCTATGCGCAGTACGCCAAGGCCTATGCGAAGTACGTCGGTATTGTGCCACCGGGTGTGTCACCGCTCGATGCGGCACCACTGACGTGTGCCGGTGTCACAACCTACAAAGCGGTTAAAGTTTCTGGTGCGCGCCCATCTGAGCTGGTAGCCATTTTTGGTGTCGGTGGGTTAGGCCATCTGGCGTTGCAGTATGCGAAGATTGCCGGCGCGACGGTGGCCGCCATCGATTTGCTCGATGAGCGGTTGCAGACTGCACGAGAGCTTGGTGCCGATATTACGATTAACGCGCAAACCCAAGACCCGGTCGAAGAATTGAAGAAGTGGGGCGGAGTAGATGCAGCGATCTGTGTTGCCGTTTCGCCCAAGGCGTTTGAACAAGCGTATCAATCGCTCGCGCGCGGTGGCCGGATCGTGTTCGTTGCGCTGCCCGCCGATAATTATATGCAGTTACCCATTTTCGAGACCGTCCTTAAGGGTGTTCACGTGATTGGCTCGATTGTGGGTACCCGCGCCGATTTAGCCGAGACATTTGCCCTCCATGCCGCCGGGAAGACCCGCGTCCTCTACGAGACCCGCAAGCTTGAGCAGGTGAATGAAGCGTTTGCCGATGTCGAGCACGGACGAAACAAGGCGCCGCGGATTGTCTTCTCCGAGTTTTAG
- a CDS encoding clostripain-related cysteine peptidase encodes MVALLYQTSIQQMVRRFTILICIALLAGSLPAPRAAATSEPPPTPAPLLCTAALADPSISLAPSVSPWQAVRREMIFTDAAARVFSAPRAIYLTEDDDGDSDGPVDVDAFRQQFTVPPLTEQIIGSIRYRIVPGALGPNDTVILSLNVPDDPSPTGRVFAVNIPLSGRADGNWRAFTWAATDIARLAELGAAQLVITMRGVNDGVGVSISFDDIDAQVCTRTLATIGGRVTQLNNPESDLRDAQIVLVRSDSAGQRVVATAQVALAEAGYRYQMSVSPLPDGAVYQVWFVNQPLTNRRDPNRLGVLAGPVITSLAPGQEQTDLDLELSTVRLLDPPPQARRILRDDLPVRFQIEPRGIEGETYQICLYDPELIVPDINVPPQVCSPPLSADAPFFDLLPADFAAMRLRYDHPYRWYAIVHDDRGTDSLPAYGYSFAEHTITFIQAPSFPVQPSDDEGVPVGAERADWTVLIYVAADNALGDQARMSAVAQPAFELERLAELAAQYPTISLVTFYDGYGNTGGRICAIRADRVDCRRQPEPNSADPATLRTFVEYGLREFPASRTMLVLVGPAHPALGFGNDEASINNPAMSIADLGAALAAATTNVGKRIDLVLMQAPLTGNLNTALALAPAADYLVAPPGQLWRTAWLQRVLPRLVASGGTNPRSVAVDSLEHYAAAVRADGVRRGYALAAFDLVRAEAVYTARNALATELTRVLDERRTVIQPLLTTVRSASTIYDSSGNSLADALHDQSGAVVPAPEDALIDLGDFTAELAASPALQASDLAALRSATTTLANTLGGSNPLVIAVRRLPDGAIGNPALPPGAGLAEFFPHHSLFGAQPLLMEMLLYRGQTDNWSAFIRRYLAGDRPVGVGGVTASLPGGTALPFIVGLPIAYENYLPIVSR; translated from the coding sequence ATGGTCGCTTTATTGTACCAGACTTCGATACAGCAGATGGTGCGTCGGTTCACCATCTTGATCTGCATTGCTCTGCTTGCCGGAAGTTTACCGGCGCCACGTGCTGCGGCCACGAGCGAGCCACCACCAACACCGGCTCCTCTGCTCTGCACTGCTGCTCTGGCCGATCCATCGATCAGCCTTGCACCGTCGGTTTCGCCATGGCAGGCGGTACGCCGCGAAATGATTTTTACCGATGCTGCCGCCCGCGTCTTTTCGGCGCCGCGTGCGATCTATCTGACCGAAGATGATGATGGCGATAGCGATGGTCCGGTTGATGTCGATGCGTTTCGCCAACAGTTCACCGTTCCGCCTCTGACCGAGCAAATCATCGGTTCAATACGCTACCGGATTGTCCCCGGTGCGTTAGGTCCGAACGATACGGTGATCCTCTCGCTGAATGTACCTGACGATCCTTCGCCGACCGGACGTGTGTTTGCCGTCAATATTCCGCTGAGTGGACGTGCTGATGGAAATTGGCGCGCATTTACGTGGGCGGCGACCGATATAGCGCGCCTTGCTGAACTCGGTGCGGCACAACTGGTGATTACAATGCGCGGCGTGAATGATGGTGTTGGGGTCAGTATCTCGTTTGATGATATTGATGCCCAAGTTTGTACGCGCACGTTGGCGACCATTGGCGGTCGGGTGACGCAATTGAATAATCCTGAATCCGATCTACGTGATGCACAGATCGTATTGGTGCGGTCTGATAGTGCTGGGCAGCGTGTTGTCGCCACCGCGCAAGTTGCGTTAGCTGAAGCTGGCTATCGTTATCAGATGAGTGTGTCGCCGCTTCCAGATGGTGCCGTGTATCAGGTTTGGTTTGTAAATCAGCCGCTCACCAATCGTCGTGATCCAAACCGCCTTGGGGTGTTGGCCGGGCCGGTGATTACTTCATTGGCACCCGGACAAGAGCAGACCGATCTCGATCTCGAACTGAGTACGGTGCGTTTACTCGATCCACCGCCACAAGCGCGCCGTATTTTGCGCGATGACTTGCCGGTACGATTCCAAATCGAGCCGCGTGGGATTGAAGGTGAGACGTACCAAATCTGCTTGTACGATCCGGAGCTGATCGTTCCTGATATTAATGTGCCACCGCAGGTGTGTAGCCCACCGCTTTCCGCCGATGCACCGTTTTTCGATCTACTTCCGGCAGATTTTGCCGCCATGCGTTTGCGCTATGATCATCCATACCGTTGGTATGCCATCGTACACGATGATCGCGGTACCGATAGTCTGCCCGCGTATGGGTATAGTTTCGCCGAACACACGATAACCTTCATCCAAGCACCGTCGTTCCCGGTGCAGCCATCCGATGATGAGGGCGTACCGGTTGGTGCCGAGCGGGCCGATTGGACGGTGCTGATCTATGTGGCAGCCGATAATGCCCTTGGCGATCAGGCTCGGATGAGCGCAGTCGCTCAGCCTGCATTTGAGCTTGAGCGGTTGGCAGAATTAGCTGCCCAGTACCCGACTATTTCGCTCGTGACGTTCTACGATGGCTATGGCAACACCGGTGGCCGGATCTGTGCAATACGGGCCGACCGCGTTGATTGTCGGCGTCAGCCCGAACCAAACAGCGCCGATCCCGCCACCTTGCGCACGTTTGTTGAGTATGGACTCCGTGAATTTCCGGCCAGTCGGACAATGTTGGTGCTGGTGGGACCGGCCCATCCGGCCTTGGGGTTTGGCAACGATGAGGCGAGCATCAATAATCCAGCAATGTCGATTGCTGATCTGGGTGCAGCGTTAGCCGCAGCCACGACCAATGTCGGTAAGCGGATCGATCTGGTATTGATGCAGGCACCACTTACGGGGAACCTGAATACCGCATTGGCATTGGCTCCCGCTGCCGATTATCTGGTGGCGCCACCCGGTCAGCTTTGGCGCACAGCGTGGTTGCAGCGGGTGTTGCCCCGATTAGTTGCGAGTGGTGGGACAAATCCACGCAGCGTAGCCGTCGATAGCCTCGAACATTATGCTGCCGCTGTGCGAGCCGATGGGGTGCGACGTGGATACGCGCTGGCGGCGTTTGATCTGGTGCGGGCCGAAGCGGTCTATACTGCACGCAATGCCTTGGCTACTGAGTTGACGCGCGTCTTGGACGAACGGCGGACGGTTATACAACCATTACTAACCACTGTCCGTTCAGCGAGCACGATCTACGACTCTTCAGGGAATAGTTTGGCCGATGCGTTGCACGATCAGAGCGGAGCTGTTGTGCCTGCACCTGAGGATGCCCTCATCGATCTCGGTGATTTCACGGCAGAGCTTGCTGCTTCACCGGCGTTGCAGGCCAGCGATCTGGCTGCATTGCGCTCTGCTACCACGACTCTTGCCAATACGCTGGGTGGCTCGAACCCGCTGGTCATCGCCGTACGCCGATTACCCGATGGTGCAATTGGCAATCCAGCCTTGCCACCAGGGGCGGGTCTCGCTGAATTCTTCCCCCACCATTCACTCTTCGGTGCCCAACCGTTGCTAATGGAAATGTTGCTCTATCGCGGGCAAACCGACAATTGGAGTGCATTTATCCGTCGTTATCTGGCCGGTGATCGTCCGGTTGGTGTTGGAGGGGTGACAGCTAGTTTGCCCGGCGGAACCGCTCTACCGTTCATTGTCGGTCTACCGATTGCCTATGAAAACTATCTACCAATCGTGAGTAGGTAA